One Dictyoglomus thermophilum H-6-12 DNA window includes the following coding sequences:
- a CDS encoding ABC transporter ATP-binding protein, whose amino-acid sequence MEEIIKLEGITKVFPGVLANDNVNLSIYPGEIHAIVGENGAGKSTLMKILYGLYKPDKGNIYIKGKKVIFNSPRDAIENGIGMVHQHFMLIPPFSVIENIILGSEIKNGISLDFKKAETLIKELLESTGFKVDLYAKVESLSVGEAQRVEILKLLYRKAEVLILDEPTAVLAPQEVEELFKILRNLSSQGKTIIFISHKLNEVLEISDRVSVMRRGRLVDTLETKRTNKYQLAQLMVGREVFLKVEKSKIKKGDEIFRVENLWVKGRKGLDVVKGISFNVRAGEIVGIAGVEGNGQTELVESIVGLIPIQKGKIYVRGKDITSKTIRQRRLHIGHIPEDRHKRGLVLDFSVAENSILGLHFYKEFSKGVFLNYEKINSHAEKIVKEFDVKTPSIKTPIRNLSGGNQQKVVVGREISFSPDFLIASQPTRGLDIGATEFIHQLLVNLRNQGKAILLVSADLDEILNLSDRILVMYNGEIVGSFVEGEVDEKELGYYMTGVKRQKELKEALT is encoded by the coding sequence GTGGAAGAGATTATAAAACTTGAAGGAATAACAAAGGTTTTTCCTGGAGTTTTAGCAAATGATAATGTAAATCTTTCTATATATCCTGGAGAAATTCATGCTATTGTTGGTGAAAATGGAGCAGGAAAATCTACCTTGATGAAAATTCTTTATGGTCTTTATAAGCCAGACAAGGGAAATATTTACATTAAAGGTAAAAAAGTTATATTTAATTCTCCAAGGGATGCTATAGAAAATGGAATTGGTATGGTGCATCAACATTTTATGCTTATTCCTCCATTTTCAGTAATTGAAAATATAATTTTAGGATCTGAAATAAAAAATGGTATCTCTCTTGACTTTAAAAAAGCAGAAACTTTAATTAAAGAATTACTGGAAAGTACAGGTTTTAAAGTAGACTTATACGCAAAAGTTGAAAGTCTATCAGTGGGTGAAGCTCAAAGAGTAGAGATCTTGAAACTTTTATATAGAAAAGCTGAGGTTTTAATCTTAGACGAACCTACAGCAGTTCTTGCTCCTCAGGAAGTAGAGGAGCTATTCAAAATCTTAAGAAATTTATCTTCACAGGGTAAGACTATAATTTTCATATCTCATAAGCTAAATGAAGTTTTAGAAATATCCGATAGAGTTAGTGTAATGCGGAGAGGTAGATTGGTAGATACTCTTGAGACAAAAAGGACTAATAAATATCAACTTGCTCAACTCATGGTTGGAAGAGAGGTCTTCTTAAAAGTAGAGAAAAGTAAAATCAAAAAAGGTGATGAGATATTTAGAGTAGAGAATCTATGGGTAAAAGGAAGAAAAGGTCTTGATGTGGTAAAGGGTATTTCTTTTAATGTTAGAGCAGGAGAGATTGTAGGTATTGCAGGAGTAGAAGGAAATGGACAAACCGAACTTGTAGAGAGCATAGTGGGATTGATTCCTATACAAAAAGGAAAAATCTATGTAAGAGGAAAAGATATAACCTCGAAAACCATAAGACAAAGGCGTCTGCATATAGGTCATATCCCCGAAGATAGACATAAAAGAGGACTTGTACTTGATTTTTCGGTTGCAGAAAATTCTATTCTTGGCTTACATTTTTATAAAGAATTTTCAAAGGGTGTTTTTCTAAATTATGAAAAGATAAATTCTCATGCTGAGAAAATTGTGAAGGAATTTGATGTAAAAACTCCAAGCATAAAGACTCCTATTAGAAATCTTTCTGGTGGAAATCAACAAAAAGTAGTGGTAGGAAGAGAGATTAGTTTTTCTCCTGATTTTTTAATAGCTTCCCAGCCTACCAGAGGATTAGACATTGGAGCTACAGAATTCATACATCAATTATTAGTTAATTTAAGAAACCAAGGTAAGGCAATATTGTTAGTTTCAGCAGACTTGGATGAGATATTAAATTTAAGCGACAGAATTTTAGTTATGTATAATGGAGAGATAGTAGGATCTTTTGTTGAGGGTGAAGTAGATGAAAAAGAATTAGGTTATTATATGACTGGAGTTAAAAGACAGAAAGAGTTAAAGGAGGCTCTAACTTGA
- a CDS encoding ABC transporter permease, with the protein MKNRDFLENLILNIISPAISILIALFFGGIVIFLLGHNPIETYKEVISFALGNPNGWGYVLFNTTSFILAGLAVAVAFKAGLFNIGAEGQILVGGFVSAIAGLYIAPLFPPFLHLFITLLFAALGGALWALIPGLLKAKLGAHEVINTIMMNWIGYALTNYLVVNTFREKGVIYPLPQTAKLPSSATLPKLFSIFQKIGINIPESNPLNSSLIIAVLAIIFTYYLLWKTKLGYEIRALGLNPHASENAGINPQKIILLSMLISGALAGLASINDVLGYRYRFLDNFTHGMGFTGIAVALLGKNHPIGIIFSALLFGALDRMAIGMDVFTHIPREIISVLQAIIILTIVVTNEVVIRFLKRRRKILYV; encoded by the coding sequence TTGAAAAATAGAGATTTTCTTGAAAATTTAATTCTAAATATAATAAGTCCTGCAATCTCCATTTTAATTGCTCTCTTTTTTGGGGGTATTGTAATATTTTTATTAGGACACAATCCTATAGAAACTTATAAGGAAGTAATAAGTTTTGCTTTAGGTAACCCTAATGGTTGGGGATATGTTCTTTTCAACACTACATCTTTCATTCTTGCTGGACTCGCTGTAGCAGTAGCTTTTAAGGCTGGACTCTTTAATATAGGAGCAGAAGGACAAATTCTTGTGGGAGGTTTTGTTTCTGCTATTGCAGGTTTATATATTGCTCCTTTATTTCCTCCCTTTTTACACTTATTTATTACTCTTCTTTTTGCAGCCTTAGGTGGAGCATTATGGGCTCTTATTCCTGGGCTTCTAAAAGCAAAATTAGGAGCTCATGAAGTAATAAATACCATAATGATGAACTGGATAGGATATGCCCTTACTAATTATCTTGTTGTGAATACATTTAGGGAAAAAGGTGTAATATACCCTCTTCCTCAAACAGCTAAATTACCTTCTTCAGCTACCTTACCAAAACTCTTCAGTATATTCCAGAAAATAGGAATAAATATTCCAGAGAGTAATCCTTTAAATAGTTCGTTGATAATTGCTGTTCTTGCCATAATATTCACCTATTATCTGCTTTGGAAGACAAAACTTGGATATGAGATAAGAGCTTTAGGTCTAAATCCCCACGCCTCAGAGAATGCAGGAATAAATCCTCAAAAAATAATTTTATTATCTATGCTGATAAGTGGTGCCTTAGCGGGATTAGCGAGTATTAATGATGTTTTAGGCTATAGGTATAGGTTTCTTGATAACTTTACCCATGGAATGGGTTTTACTGGTATAGCTGTAGCCTTGCTTGGTAAAAACCATCCTATAGGTATTATATTTTCTGCTCTTCTTTTTGGAGCGTTAGATAGAATGGCTATAGGTATGGATGTCTTTACTCATATTCCTCGTGAAATAATATCTGTTCTTCAAGCTATAATAATATTGACCATTGTAGTTACAAACGAAGTAGTTATTCGTTTCTTAAAGAGAAGGAGGAAAATTTTATATGTTTGA
- a CDS encoding ABC transporter permease, with protein MFESIFAWETIVSAIRMATPLTYASLGGVFSERSGVVNIALEGIMLFGAFFAAVGTYFFKSPLIGIIFAILAGMTVSLIHAIVSIRFKVNQIISGTALNMLASGGTTFLSRLIFKAAGSSPHIEGFSPISIPILSSIPGVGILFKDLSPLIILMIVIVFFSNYVIYKTVFGLRLRAVGENPQAADTLGVNVYKYRYVGVLISGILGGLGGAFLSLEHARVFVENMTGGRGFIALAAMIFGNWNPIGAFGACLLFGIAEAVRIRLEGVGIPTQFIQMIPYILTMLVLVGAVGKSTPPACDGIPYEKEEI; from the coding sequence ATGTTTGAGTCTATATTTGCTTGGGAAACTATAGTATCTGCTATTAGAATGGCTACTCCTCTTACTTATGCTTCCTTAGGTGGGGTATTCTCAGAAAGAAGTGGAGTAGTAAACATTGCTTTAGAAGGGATAATGCTCTTTGGCGCTTTTTTTGCTGCTGTAGGAACTTACTTTTTCAAAAGTCCATTAATAGGTATAATTTTTGCTATTCTTGCTGGTATGACTGTTTCTTTGATTCATGCAATAGTATCTATAAGATTCAAAGTAAATCAGATAATAAGTGGTACAGCTTTAAATATGTTGGCATCTGGTGGTACTACTTTTCTTTCTAGGCTAATATTTAAGGCTGCAGGATCGTCTCCTCATATTGAGGGATTTAGTCCTATTAGTATCCCTATTTTGTCGTCTATCCCAGGCGTTGGTATTCTTTTTAAAGATTTGTCACCACTTATAATTTTAATGATAGTTATAGTCTTTTTTTCTAATTACGTAATATACAAGACGGTTTTTGGATTAAGATTAAGGGCTGTAGGAGAGAATCCTCAGGCTGCAGATACTTTAGGAGTAAATGTTTATAAGTATAGGTATGTAGGAGTTTTAATAAGTGGTATTTTAGGCGGATTGGGTGGGGCTTTTCTTTCTTTGGAGCACGCAAGAGTATTTGTAGAAAACATGACAGGTGGTAGAGGTTTTATAGCTCTTGCTGCTATGATTTTTGGTAATTGGAACCCTATAGGGGCATTTGGAGCATGTCTATTATTTGGTATAGCAGAGGCGGTAAGGATAAGACTTGAAGGAGTAGGAATACCTACTCAATTTATTCAGATGATACCTTATATCTTAACCATGCTTGTTCTTGTAGGTGCTGTTGGAAAGTCTACTCCTCCTGCTTGTGATGGGATCCCTTATGAAAAGGAGGAAATATAG
- a CDS encoding lysophospholipid acyltransferase family protein — protein MKRRKYSTSFQPLIYKGIANIIRIFLKKLYKLEVKGIENIPLYGPVIIAPNHRSSLDVLAIAVSLPRPIKALGKIERFQYPLLGRFARFLGGIPVNREHADLSAVKGGIEALKRGEVLLVFPEGTRLRMEKKEVKPKRGIGYFAAKMKVPVIPTAIIGADRIWPPEKKVPSLRGKIKVIFLQPVYYEGEPDRAKEEEFTNNIMKQIEAVLRRESLNYEEN, from the coding sequence ATGAAAAGGAGGAAATATAGTACGAGTTTCCAGCCTCTAATATATAAAGGTATCGCAAATATTATAAGGATATTCCTCAAAAAACTTTATAAATTGGAAGTAAAGGGTATTGAGAATATACCTTTATATGGACCTGTAATAATTGCTCCAAATCATAGAAGTAGTCTTGATGTTTTAGCTATTGCTGTAAGTTTACCTAGACCTATAAAGGCTCTTGGCAAAATAGAGAGATTTCAATATCCTTTATTGGGAAGATTTGCTCGTTTTCTGGGTGGGATTCCTGTAAATAGAGAACATGCTGATCTTTCTGCAGTAAAAGGTGGTATTGAGGCCTTAAAAAGAGGAGAAGTTTTGCTGGTTTTTCCCGAGGGGACGAGATTAAGAATGGAGAAAAAAGAAGTTAAGCCTAAAAGAGGTATTGGATATTTTGCAGCTAAGATGAAAGTTCCAGTTATCCCTACAGCTATAATAGGTGCTGATCGTATATGGCCTCCTGAGAAAAAGGTACCATCTTTAAGAGGAAAAATAAAAGTAATATTTTTACAGCCTGTTTATTATGAAGGAGAGCCTGATAGAGCTAAAGAAGAAGAGTTTACAAATAATATAATGAAACAGATAGAAGCTGTCTTAAGGAGAGAATCTTTAAATTATGAAGAAAATTAA